In the Gossypium arboreum isolate Shixiya-1 chromosome 10, ASM2569848v2, whole genome shotgun sequence genome, one interval contains:
- the LOC108472896 gene encoding uncharacterized protein LOC108472896 isoform X3: protein MYGLMSILVHSIMYTKFITPLGIDASLNRFFEARAIDHVQVLAHEIDGRQERRQGLKEAAEYIKAQLERLKERAGSNFRIEIEENAVGGSFNMMFLGHGLSIPTFDVPMSPKKALHAAMLKHRFTDTTGS, encoded by the exons ATGTATGGTCTCATGTCCATCCTTGTTCACTCCATAATGTACACCAAGTTCATCACGCCTTTGGGGATCGATGCGTCTCTCAATCGTTTCTTTGAAGCCAGAGCTATCGATCATGTTCAAGTCTTAGCACATGAAATCGATGGTCGTCAA GAAAGGCGTCAGGGTTTGAAAGAAGCAGCAGAGTATATTAAGGCACAGTTGGAAAGGTTGAAGGAGAGAGCTGGGTCAAATTTCAG GATTGAGATTGAAGAGAATGCTGTTGGTGGGTCATTCAATATGATGTTCTTAGGCCATG GATTGTCAATTCCTACTTTTGATGTGCCAATGTCACCAAAGAAGGCTCTCCATGCTGCAATGCTGAAACATCGTTTTACAGACACTACTGGATCAT AA
- the LOC108472896 gene encoding uncharacterized protein LOC108472896 isoform X2: protein MYGLMSILVHSIMYTKFITPLGIDASLNRFFEARAIDHVQVLAHEIDGRQERRQGLKEAAEYIKAQLERLKERAGSNFRIEIEENAVGGSFNMMFLGHGLSIPTFDVPMSPKKALHAAMLKHRFTDTTGSCKVLFWMLTTKRKGKD from the exons ATGTATGGTCTCATGTCCATCCTTGTTCACTCCATAATGTACACCAAGTTCATCACGCCTTTGGGGATCGATGCGTCTCTCAATCGTTTCTTTGAAGCCAGAGCTATCGATCATGTTCAAGTCTTAGCACATGAAATCGATGGTCGTCAA GAAAGGCGTCAGGGTTTGAAAGAAGCAGCAGAGTATATTAAGGCACAGTTGGAAAGGTTGAAGGAGAGAGCTGGGTCAAATTTCAG GATTGAGATTGAAGAGAATGCTGTTGGTGGGTCATTCAATATGATGTTCTTAGGCCATG GATTGTCAATTCCTACTTTTGATGTGCCAATGTCACCAAAGAAGGCTCTCCATGCTGCAATGCTGAAACATCGTTTTACAGACACTACTGGATCATGTAAAGTTTTATTTTGGATGCTAACAACGAAAAG AAAAGGCAAAGATTGA
- the LOC108472896 gene encoding uncharacterized protein LOC108472896 isoform X1 — protein sequence MYGLMSILVHSIMYTKFITPLGIDASLNRFFEARAIDHVQVLAHEIDGRQERRQGLKEAAEYIKAQLERLKERAGSNFRIEIEENAVGGSFNMMFLGHGLSIPTFDVPMSPKKALHAAMLKHRFTDTTGSCKVLFWMLTTKRSSNPLIKWN from the exons ATGTATGGTCTCATGTCCATCCTTGTTCACTCCATAATGTACACCAAGTTCATCACGCCTTTGGGGATCGATGCGTCTCTCAATCGTTTCTTTGAAGCCAGAGCTATCGATCATGTTCAAGTCTTAGCACATGAAATCGATGGTCGTCAA GAAAGGCGTCAGGGTTTGAAAGAAGCAGCAGAGTATATTAAGGCACAGTTGGAAAGGTTGAAGGAGAGAGCTGGGTCAAATTTCAG GATTGAGATTGAAGAGAATGCTGTTGGTGGGTCATTCAATATGATGTTCTTAGGCCATG GATTGTCAATTCCTACTTTTGATGTGCCAATGTCACCAAAGAAGGCTCTCCATGCTGCAATGCTGAAACATCGTTTTACAGACACTACTGGATCATGTAAAGTTTTATTTTGGATGCTAACAACGAAAAGGTCTTCTAATCCTCTCATCAAATGGAATTAA
- the LOC108472896 gene encoding uncharacterized protein LOC108472896 isoform X4 — translation MYGLMSILVHSIMYTKFITPLGIDASLNRFFEARAIDHVQVLAHEIDGRQERRQGLKEAAEYIKAQLERLKERAGSNFRIEIEENAVGGSFNMMFLGHGISFGYRNHTNILVRIVNSYF, via the exons ATGTATGGTCTCATGTCCATCCTTGTTCACTCCATAATGTACACCAAGTTCATCACGCCTTTGGGGATCGATGCGTCTCTCAATCGTTTCTTTGAAGCCAGAGCTATCGATCATGTTCAAGTCTTAGCACATGAAATCGATGGTCGTCAA GAAAGGCGTCAGGGTTTGAAAGAAGCAGCAGAGTATATTAAGGCACAGTTGGAAAGGTTGAAGGAGAGAGCTGGGTCAAATTTCAG GATTGAGATTGAAGAGAATGCTGTTGGTGGGTCATTCAATATGATGTTCTTAGGCCATGGTATATCATTTGGTTATAGAAATCATACAAATATTTTGGTGAG GATTGTCAATTCCTACTTTTGA
- the LOC108472896 gene encoding uncharacterized protein LOC108472896 isoform X5 produces the protein MYGLMSILVHSIMYTKFITPLGIDASLNRFFEARAIDHVQVLAHEIDGRQERRQGLKEAAEYIKAQLERLKERAGSNFRIEIEENAVGGSFNMMFLGHGISFGYRNHTNILVRKGKD, from the exons ATGTATGGTCTCATGTCCATCCTTGTTCACTCCATAATGTACACCAAGTTCATCACGCCTTTGGGGATCGATGCGTCTCTCAATCGTTTCTTTGAAGCCAGAGCTATCGATCATGTTCAAGTCTTAGCACATGAAATCGATGGTCGTCAA GAAAGGCGTCAGGGTTTGAAAGAAGCAGCAGAGTATATTAAGGCACAGTTGGAAAGGTTGAAGGAGAGAGCTGGGTCAAATTTCAG GATTGAGATTGAAGAGAATGCTGTTGGTGGGTCATTCAATATGATGTTCTTAGGCCATGGTATATCATTTGGTTATAGAAATCATACAAATATTTTGGTGAG AAAAGGCAAAGATTGA